The following are from one region of the Paenibacillus bovis genome:
- a CDS encoding SDR family NAD(P)-dependent oxidoreductase — translation MYLPSFSLSNKKAIVTGAGKGIGQALAIGLAQAGADVGLISRTGSDLDVTRQLIEKHSSRQAICMVADVTDRQQMKEAFERFELAFGAPDILVNNAGMNIRSKALDVTDAEWNTIVQTNLHSALIASQLAAERMKENGGGRIINIASVAGQVALRTGVAYGVTKAGLIQMTKILSMEWAQYGIQVNAVGPWYFRTPLTEQMLANEQYMQEILDRTPMKRVGNLEELVGPVVFLSSEAAGYITGQTLMVDGGMSVFGF, via the coding sequence ATGTATTTACCATCATTTTCATTATCCAACAAAAAGGCGATTGTCACGGGAGCAGGTAAAGGAATCGGGCAGGCGCTCGCTATCGGTCTGGCCCAGGCTGGAGCAGACGTAGGACTAATCTCGCGTACTGGTTCTGATCTTGATGTGACCAGACAGCTGATCGAGAAACATAGTAGCCGCCAGGCGATCTGCATGGTGGCTGATGTGACAGATCGCCAGCAGATGAAAGAGGCTTTCGAGCGGTTCGAACTGGCTTTTGGTGCGCCAGATATTCTGGTCAATAACGCAGGCATGAATATACGCAGCAAAGCGCTCGATGTCACTGATGCGGAATGGAATACTATCGTACAGACCAATCTGCATTCTGCCCTGATTGCATCCCAGCTCGCAGCAGAACGAATGAAGGAAAATGGCGGCGGACGGATTATCAATATTGCTTCGGTAGCCGGACAGGTCGCACTGCGTACCGGCGTTGCGTATGGAGTAACCAAGGCAGGATTGATCCAGATGACCAAAATCCTCTCTATGGAATGGGCACAGTATGGTATCCAGGTAAATGCAGTGGGACCATGGTATTTCCGGACGCCGCTGACAGAGCAGATGCTGGCGAACGAGCAGTATATGCAGGAAATTCTGGATCGCACCCCAATGAAGCGGGTCGGCAATCTGGAAGAATTGGTTGGACCGGTTGTGTTCTTGTCCTCCGAAGCAGCCGGATATATTACCGGACAGACATTGATGGTCGATGGCGGAATGTCGGTATTCGGATTTTGA
- a CDS encoding GNAT family N-acetyltransferase yields MALALELVPRSKKRVIREMMQLYLYDFTYYLNIELNDKGRFPEYPGLDEFWSRPGRKFPFLIYSGSYIAGFALVDRYIDSSESDYYMTEFFILHKYRRAGVGRWAAEELFNRYPGRWKVTQVHNNTAAQAFWRRVIGEYTANHYEEILHPEHGGPSQYFTSFCQN; encoded by the coding sequence ATGGCGTTGGCGCTGGAATTGGTACCAAGAAGCAAAAAACGGGTGATCCGGGAAATGATGCAGCTCTATCTTTACGATTTTACATATTATCTGAATATTGAATTAAACGATAAAGGGCGCTTCCCCGAGTATCCGGGACTGGATGAATTCTGGAGTCGTCCGGGTCGCAAATTTCCATTTCTAATCTATTCGGGCTCTTATATTGCAGGTTTTGCACTGGTCGACCGTTATATCGACAGCAGTGAGAGCGACTACTATATGACCGAGTTTTTTATCCTGCACAAATACAGGCGTGCAGGTGTAGGTCGCTGGGCAGCGGAAGAATTGTTCAATCGCTATCCTGGACGATGGAAAGTCACCCAGGTGCATAACAATACCGCCGCCCAGGCTTTCTGGAGACGGGTGATTGGGGAATATACCGCCAATCACTATGAGGAGATTCTTCATCCGGAGCATGGGGGGCCGAGTCAATACTTTACGAGCTTCTGTCAGAACTAA
- the xerS gene encoding tyrosine recombinase XerS, with the protein MTIQKIHDRRKLDEKLPSMPWYIEQFINYKLPDLSPSTLLEYIRDYESFLGWMMSEGLSAASTYAEVQLIELETLRMEDVTSYRLYLTTRAESANTRVTVSRKLSSLRSLFHYLSQIAEDEDFYPLLKRNIMAKIEVKRLHKPKDTAAKLKGKILEDEELLEFVGYILEGHRETIAGNKQALYSYELNRERDACIASLILNSGLRVSEVVNLNMNDLDLNQKMLYVSRKGNNDETFKTPVYFREQARDELQTYLQLRESRYRTPRNEQALFVAKPNGQASGNRMTKRAIQAMIIKYAKYFGKPYLTVHKLRHSFATDYYLQNDIYKTKEQLGHASTETTEIYAHLTDKTMSEAIEKRND; encoded by the coding sequence ATGACCATACAAAAGATCCACGACCGCCGCAAGCTGGATGAGAAACTGCCATCCATGCCATGGTATATTGAACAGTTTATCAATTACAAATTACCGGACTTGTCTCCGTCCACATTGCTGGAATACATACGGGATTACGAATCTTTTCTGGGCTGGATGATGTCCGAAGGATTATCGGCTGCCAGCACTTATGCAGAAGTGCAGCTGATCGAACTGGAAACGCTGCGGATGGAAGACGTGACCAGCTATCGGCTGTATCTCACAACCCGTGCAGAAAGCGCCAATACACGTGTAACCGTGTCCCGCAAGCTGTCTTCGCTGCGCTCGCTGTTTCACTATTTGAGCCAGATCGCCGAAGATGAAGATTTCTATCCCCTGCTGAAACGCAACATTATGGCCAAAATTGAAGTCAAACGGCTGCACAAGCCCAAGGATACCGCCGCCAAACTCAAAGGCAAAATTCTCGAAGACGAGGAGCTGCTGGAATTTGTCGGCTATATTCTGGAAGGTCACCGCGAGACGATTGCAGGCAACAAGCAGGCGCTTTATTCCTATGAGCTGAATCGTGAGCGGGATGCCTGTATTGCCAGCCTGATCCTCAACTCCGGTCTCCGTGTATCCGAAGTGGTCAATCTGAATATGAATGATCTGGACCTGAACCAGAAAATGCTGTATGTCTCCCGCAAAGGTAATAATGATGAGACGTTCAAGACACCGGTCTACTTCCGCGAGCAGGCCCGGGACGAACTGCAGACATATTTACAGCTGCGTGAATCGCGTTATCGTACACCTCGTAATGAACAGGCGCTATTCGTCGCCAAGCCAAATGGCCAGGCATCGGGCAACCGGATGACCAAGCGAGCCATTCAGGCGATGATTATCAAATATGCCAAATACTTTGGCAAGCCTTACTTAACCGTACACAAGCTGCGGCATTCTTTTGCCACCGATTATTACTTGCAAAATGATATCTACAAAACCAAGGAGCAGCTCGGTCATGCGTCTACCGAGACGACCGAGATCTATGCCCATCTCACCGACAAGACCATGTCCGAAGCGATTGAGAAGCGCAATGACTAA
- a CDS encoding NADPH-dependent FMN reductase, translating into MKVTLIAGSTRPDASTTKLCHYIARLLTEQGHEAEVFNLQEHVLPLYGPGEAYGHEEVLKLSAAAKSADALVLATPEYHGSLSGVLKNALDFLNSEYFNNKVVLSANSAGGLIGTASLLHLQNIVRNLHGINCPEWISIGGSLREFNENGEPVDEGTELRIRTAVASFVTLGEKLKNA; encoded by the coding sequence ATGAAAGTTACACTTATCGCCGGGAGTACACGTCCGGATGCATCCACTACCAAGCTGTGCCACTATATTGCCAGACTGCTGACCGAACAGGGACATGAAGCTGAAGTGTTCAACCTGCAGGAGCATGTGCTGCCGCTCTATGGACCTGGGGAAGCTTATGGTCATGAAGAAGTACTCAAGCTGTCTGCTGCTGCCAAAAGTGCGGATGCACTGGTACTGGCAACGCCTGAATATCACGGTTCGCTGTCCGGTGTACTGAAAAATGCGCTGGATTTCCTGAACAGTGAATACTTTAATAACAAAGTAGTACTGTCTGCCAACTCGGCAGGCGGTCTGATCGGAACAGCCTCTTTGCTGCATCTGCAAAATATTGTGCGCAACCTGCACGGTATCAACTGCCCGGAATGGATTTCGATCGGCGGATCACTGCGTGAGTTTAACGAAAACGGCGAGCCCGTGGATGAAGGTACAGAGCTGCGTATTCGTACCGCAGTTGCTTCTTTTGTCACACTTGGTGAAAAGCTGAAAAACGCTTAA
- the mobB gene encoding molybdopterin-guanine dinucleotide biosynthesis protein B, whose product MNGVTQSLSTVLPPVIQIVGYKNSGKTTLITELLRLWAADGKRVAVIKHDAHQFQMDHPGTDTFAHTEAGAAAVAITSPTRTAIIREQPSTLQQIIAELAAQSADSYDLILVEGFKQEPYPKAALIAREADLPLLDHLTELHWIYTRLQPNELNALLFEQDHSREPAVQTLPETLNLKETPIIPAGKDGIMKLFIALNAYIMSYAKR is encoded by the coding sequence ATGAACGGAGTTACGCAGAGCCTATCTACTGTACTGCCGCCGGTGATCCAGATCGTCGGCTACAAAAATTCGGGCAAAACAACGCTTATTACGGAACTTCTCCGGCTCTGGGCTGCAGACGGTAAGCGGGTAGCTGTGATCAAGCATGATGCCCATCAATTTCAAATGGATCATCCCGGTACAGACACATTTGCCCATACCGAAGCCGGTGCAGCTGCCGTAGCGATTACTTCGCCTACTCGAACGGCTATTATCCGTGAGCAGCCATCTACGCTGCAGCAGATTATAGCAGAGCTGGCAGCACAGTCTGCGGATAGCTACGATCTGATTCTGGTTGAAGGATTCAAGCAGGAGCCTTATCCCAAAGCAGCCTTGATCGCTCGCGAGGCAGATCTTCCTCTGCTGGATCATTTGACAGAACTGCACTGGATCTATACCCGATTGCAGCCGAATGAGCTGAACGCTTTGTTATTCGAGCAAGATCATAGTAGGGAGCCGGCTGTTCAGACGCTTCCAGAAACATTAAATTTAAAAGAAACGCCTATTATTCCAGCCGGAAAAGATGGTATTATGAAATTATTCATTGCACTGAATGCTTACATAATGTCATATGCCAAGCGCTGA
- the glp gene encoding gephyrin-like molybdotransferase Glp: protein MTAHNQPESQAASAAEQDRGKFHRRPITPAEAQRRIAGYVRPAETEQVRLEEAGGRFLAQTVTAPHPYPHFRRSGMDGYAIIADDLLEASSDHMIWLEVVDNIPCGYTPSVSIQSGQASRIMTGAMVPDGADVVVMLEMTETRVEQERTWVGIKRQVEAGRNITPIGLEVKEGDTLLEQGACIGAGEISVLATFGVHTVTVYRRPQVAVFSTGTELLSVDEPIEPGKIRNSNSLMLAEQIRAAGGEPHLLGAVEDDLELARTMMMNALAKYDLVVSSGGVSVGDYDVMGDLVRSGEVEMLFNKISMRPGSVTTGAVKDGKLLFALSGNPGACFVGCELLVRPTIRQMMNSTHDYLPEWTAQLGRDYSKINSFTRYVRGHVSVENGQVIAYPALLDESNVMVTIKDSDCLIVIPPTTEPMPAGTPVSILKLAVQ from the coding sequence ATGACAGCACACAATCAACCAGAATCACAAGCGGCATCAGCAGCAGAACAAGATCGGGGCAAATTCCATCGCAGACCGATTACTCCAGCCGAAGCGCAGCGCCGCATCGCTGGTTATGTCCGTCCAGCGGAGACGGAACAGGTACGGCTGGAGGAAGCAGGAGGCCGGTTTCTCGCCCAGACCGTGACAGCGCCGCATCCTTATCCACATTTTCGGCGCTCGGGTATGGACGGCTATGCGATCATCGCTGACGATCTGCTGGAAGCTTCCAGTGATCATATGATTTGGCTCGAAGTAGTCGACAATATTCCATGCGGCTATACTCCGTCTGTCTCGATTCAGTCGGGTCAGGCATCGCGTATCATGACAGGAGCAATGGTACCGGATGGAGCGGATGTAGTGGTTATGCTGGAAATGACAGAAACCAGGGTCGAGCAGGAGCGTACGTGGGTAGGCATAAAGCGTCAGGTCGAAGCAGGCCGCAATATTACGCCGATTGGTCTGGAAGTCAAAGAAGGAGATACGCTGCTGGAACAGGGGGCATGTATCGGAGCTGGTGAAATATCTGTGTTGGCTACATTTGGCGTACATACAGTTACGGTATACCGTCGTCCACAGGTAGCGGTATTTTCTACAGGAACAGAACTTCTCTCGGTTGATGAGCCGATCGAACCCGGCAAAATTCGCAACAGCAACTCGCTGATGCTGGCAGAGCAGATCCGGGCGGCAGGCGGAGAACCGCATCTGCTTGGAGCAGTAGAAGATGATCTGGAGCTGGCGCGTACGATGATGATGAATGCATTGGCGAAATATGATCTGGTCGTATCCAGCGGCGGTGTATCTGTCGGCGATTATGATGTAATGGGTGATCTGGTACGCAGCGGCGAAGTAGAGATGCTGTTCAACAAAATCTCGATGCGTCCGGGCAGTGTGACTACCGGTGCAGTCAAAGATGGCAAGCTGCTATTTGCATTATCCGGCAATCCGGGAGCCTGCTTTGTCGGCTGTGAGCTGCTTGTACGTCCAACGATCCGTCAGATGATGAACAGCACACATGATTATTTGCCGGAATGGACAGCCCAGCTCGGACGGGATTACAGTAAAATCAACAGCTTTACCCGTTATGTGCGTGGTCATGTATCGGTAGAAAATGGCCAGGTAATCGCTTATCCGGCGCTGCTGGACGAATCCAATGTAATGGTCACGATCAAGGATAGCGATTGCCTGATTGTCATTCCGCCTACCACCGAACCGATGCCTGCCGGTACACCGGTATCTATACTGAAGCTGGCGGTGCAATAA
- a CDS encoding beta-mannosidase — MDSRNASYPDLSCLSLDGTWRIQHYRPGEMKAVEVAAPGLDDRYWITGRVPGDIHTSLMNRQLIPHPYYGHQDQLSRWIEQEEWWYRTTFDYELSDDIAERHELTFEGLDTFATVYVNGHEVGRTVNMHRTYRFDISRVVRSGWNSVTVRFDPLWPHHQEKELFDWSSYTKERPWLRKAAMNFGWDWGPRIITVGIWGSVTIRRSRIARLDQVYAYTRSAHHEEAILEVEVSVSAVSRLRYTSYNHHKQDAASTSMEDRLRAEVILLDREGREVACQQTKTAAAHSRTDTWKVQLHIPDPHLWWTHDLGEPYLYHLQVLLYAGEELVDRYEHEVGLRTVELQLEGEQGEPLFAFVLNGVRIYAKGANWIPVDNLIGSAEETRYIELIELAAEAHMNMLRVWAGGIYEKDIFYQQCDRQGILVWQDFAFANALFPDFNQDFMENVRAEVVDNVKRLRNHASLALWCGNNEIDWLYDMKKAAGDIRSSFYGEAIYHELIPDVLADSDPHRPYWPSSPYGGNDVNDPDAGDRHNWQVWHGSVYPRQYGDKPILDYSIEGVSFHHYKQDLALFSSEFGMHAAASRYTLSRYIPEESFYWGSEEMDYRNKDTNHRKGILLMEGYTGIPQNMDQYLDYSMLTQAEGLKYGIEHYRRLKHRNSGSLIWQLNDSWPGTSWAIVDYELLPKAAYFYARTYYHPLLLSLDHDPGQDLKLWVVNDTLQAFTTQLEMRVMTWDGKLMFSRTFAVDVPANGAIQVDQLSEEEILSAASTQMASQKEISIGGPAVSDKHTVQAHEVFVILSADHPDIPDNHYYLRSPKQLNLPASDWQIQVDEQQQTVTLTGGAVLARMVKLEIAQGRLRFSANYFDLLPGQQKVVHIRHAGGEPIDWSSLQVSALNHSI; from the coding sequence ATGGACAGCAGGAATGCATCATATCCGGACTTGTCGTGTCTCAGTCTGGATGGGACATGGAGAATTCAGCATTATCGGCCAGGAGAAATGAAAGCGGTTGAAGTAGCAGCACCCGGTCTGGATGATCGCTACTGGATCACGGGCCGCGTACCTGGCGATATACATACTTCGCTGATGAACCGTCAGCTGATTCCGCATCCGTACTACGGTCATCAGGATCAATTGAGCCGCTGGATCGAACAGGAAGAATGGTGGTACCGCACCACATTCGATTATGAGCTGTCTGATGATATCGCCGAGCGGCATGAACTGACTTTTGAGGGGCTGGATACATTTGCTACCGTCTATGTTAATGGACATGAGGTAGGCCGTACAGTTAATATGCATCGTACGTATCGATTTGATATCAGCCGTGTAGTTCGCAGTGGCTGGAACAGCGTCACTGTGCGATTCGATCCACTGTGGCCCCATCATCAGGAGAAAGAGCTGTTTGACTGGTCTTCATATACCAAGGAGCGACCATGGCTGCGCAAGGCGGCAATGAATTTTGGATGGGATTGGGGGCCGCGTATTATTACTGTGGGCATATGGGGCAGCGTAACGATACGCCGCAGCCGCATTGCCCGTTTGGATCAAGTGTATGCGTATACACGCAGTGCCCATCATGAAGAAGCGATACTGGAGGTAGAAGTATCGGTTAGTGCGGTTTCCCGTCTGCGCTATACCAGTTATAACCATCATAAGCAGGATGCCGCCAGTACATCAATGGAAGATAGATTGCGGGCAGAAGTGATACTGCTGGATCGCGAAGGCCGGGAGGTAGCCTGTCAGCAGACCAAGACAGCAGCTGCTCACAGTCGTACCGATACCTGGAAAGTACAGCTGCACATTCCTGATCCTCATTTGTGGTGGACGCATGATCTGGGTGAGCCTTATTTGTATCATTTGCAGGTGTTATTGTATGCCGGAGAAGAGCTGGTAGATCGTTATGAACACGAGGTGGGTCTGCGGACAGTCGAGCTGCAGCTGGAAGGGGAACAGGGAGAGCCGCTGTTTGCTTTTGTGCTTAATGGAGTGCGCATCTATGCCAAAGGAGCCAACTGGATTCCCGTCGATAATCTCATCGGCTCGGCAGAAGAAACGCGTTATATAGAATTAATTGAACTTGCTGCGGAAGCGCATATGAATATGCTGCGTGTATGGGCAGGCGGCATTTATGAAAAAGATATTTTCTATCAGCAATGTGATCGGCAGGGGATTCTGGTTTGGCAGGATTTTGCTTTTGCCAATGCACTTTTTCCTGATTTCAATCAGGACTTTATGGAAAATGTGCGGGCCGAAGTGGTGGATAATGTAAAGCGGCTGCGCAACCACGCTTCTCTGGCCTTGTGGTGCGGTAATAATGAGATCGACTGGCTGTACGATATGAAAAAAGCCGCGGGTGATATCCGTAGTTCTTTTTATGGAGAAGCGATCTATCATGAACTGATTCCCGATGTACTGGCAGACAGCGACCCGCATCGTCCTTACTGGCCATCCTCCCCGTATGGCGGTAACGATGTGAATGATCCGGATGCAGGTGACCGGCATAACTGGCAGGTCTGGCATGGGTCGGTGTATCCTCGTCAATATGGAGACAAACCCATTCTCGATTACAGTATCGAAGGAGTCAGCTTCCATCATTATAAGCAGGATCTGGCTTTGTTCAGCAGTGAATTTGGGATGCATGCGGCAGCCAGCCGGTATACGCTGTCCCGCTATATCCCGGAGGAATCCTTTTACTGGGGCAGTGAAGAGATGGATTATCGGAACAAGGATACCAATCATCGCAAAGGCATTTTGCTAATGGAAGGATATACAGGCATCCCGCAAAATATGGATCAGTATCTGGACTACTCCATGCTCACTCAGGCAGAAGGGTTAAAGTATGGAATAGAACATTATCGGCGTCTCAAGCATCGTAACAGCGGAAGCCTGATCTGGCAGCTCAATGACAGCTGGCCAGGAACCAGCTGGGCGATCGTCGATTATGAATTGCTGCCCAAGGCGGCATATTTCTATGCCCGAACCTACTATCATCCACTGCTGCTGTCACTGGATCATGATCCGGGACAGGATCTGAAGCTATGGGTGGTAAATGATACGCTCCAGGCGTTTACGACGCAGCTGGAGATGCGAGTAATGACCTGGGATGGCAAATTGATGTTCAGCCGTACCTTTGCGGTGGATGTACCAGCGAACGGGGCTATTCAGGTGGATCAGTTGAGTGAAGAAGAAATCCTGTCTGCTGCAAGTACTCAAATGGCATCGCAAAAAGAAATATCGATAGGGGGGCCAGCTGTATCGGACAAGCATACCGTACAAGCGCATGAGGTATTCGTTATTCTGAGCGCGGATCATCCGGATATTCCGGACAATCATTATTATCTGCGCTCACCAAAGCAGCTGAATCTTCCGGCTTCAGATTGGCAGATTCAGGTGGACGAACAGCAGCAGACAGTGACGTTGACTGGCGGCGCTGTATTGGCCCGAATGGTGAAACTGGAGATTGCTCAGGGAAGGCTGCGATTTAGTGCTAATTACTTTGACCTGCTGCCTGGACAGCAGAAAGTTGTTCATATCCGCCATGCAGGCGGAGAACCGATTGATTGGAGCAGCTTACAGGTGAGTGCGCTGAACCATTCCATATAA
- a CDS encoding response regulator — protein MRILIVDDEVIIRTGLASVIQWSELGLELLEPAASAEEALARILEEQPHILLTDIRMTGKTGLELAEEAQQLLPDLKVIILSGYDNFHYAQQAIRQNIADYLLKTSPPEEIIKTVLGVKHSIEQHISMRRQEQDAHRQTAGQLFHRWIIDEPPKETLETEKDWFRQMLQLHGGNDNSAAAVLQTAESERWQIAVVQAEGWGQDKNHHALLLFAIHNMLQDILRLPAYMYQQCIIVLSKGQGETTEWQHIAIHIEQLLKCRLTAALGEPVDTAEKLHMSYRQAMEASSYAPLLPGTAVWQYKQIAGRQGGQSLCSYEEEMQLSSILLKEDTIALRSWIDHWVDQLMAHPEATPQSVQSALQSVMLGASRWLERAISTVHHGITAAPYTAAGHIAWQAGELIKEELFQQLYRISRLYHASCGEGPRIHVQKALIYIEENLGGDTSLVAAARHIHLHASHLSEIFKKETGMTYSDMVLKRKMVYAAELLTISSAKVADIAGQIGYEDVKYFSKLFKKYSGCTPTEYREYYPVHQHQPPDSALYPLI, from the coding sequence GTGAGAATCTTGATTGTGGATGACGAGGTGATTATCCGTACAGGGCTGGCTTCGGTGATCCAGTGGTCAGAGCTGGGACTGGAACTGCTGGAGCCTGCCGCATCGGCGGAGGAAGCGCTGGCACGAATATTAGAAGAGCAGCCTCATATTTTGCTGACCGATATTCGTATGACCGGCAAGACCGGATTGGAACTGGCAGAGGAAGCCCAGCAGCTTTTGCCGGATTTGAAAGTTATCATTTTGTCTGGATATGACAATTTTCATTATGCCCAGCAGGCGATCCGTCAGAATATTGCAGATTACCTGCTCAAAACAAGCCCGCCGGAAGAGATTATCAAAACGGTACTCGGTGTAAAGCACAGTATCGAGCAGCATATCAGTATGCGTCGACAGGAACAGGATGCCCATCGTCAGACAGCCGGGCAGCTGTTCCACCGCTGGATTATAGATGAACCGCCCAAGGAAACATTGGAAACGGAGAAGGACTGGTTCCGCCAGATGCTGCAGCTTCATGGTGGAAATGATAATTCTGCCGCTGCTGTCCTGCAGACCGCAGAATCGGAACGCTGGCAGATTGCGGTAGTGCAGGCCGAAGGGTGGGGGCAGGACAAAAACCATCATGCGCTGTTATTATTTGCTATTCATAATATGCTGCAGGATATACTGAGGCTGCCAGCATATATGTATCAGCAGTGCATTATAGTGTTGAGCAAAGGTCAAGGTGAAACGACGGAATGGCAGCATATTGCAATACACATCGAACAGCTGCTCAAATGCAGGCTTACCGCTGCCTTGGGAGAACCGGTCGACACCGCAGAGAAGCTGCATATGTCCTATCGGCAAGCGATGGAAGCGAGCAGCTATGCGCCTTTGCTGCCAGGGACTGCAGTATGGCAGTATAAGCAGATTGCCGGACGCCAGGGTGGGCAAAGTCTGTGCAGCTATGAGGAAGAGATGCAGCTGTCATCCATTTTGCTAAAGGAAGATACGATTGCGCTGCGCAGCTGGATTGATCACTGGGTCGACCAGCTGATGGCACATCCCGAAGCAACACCACAGTCGGTTCAGAGTGCACTACAGTCGGTAATGCTGGGTGCAAGCCGCTGGCTGGAGCGGGCAATAAGCACCGTTCATCATGGCATAACAGCAGCTCCTTATACAGCTGCCGGGCATATTGCCTGGCAGGCTGGTGAGTTAATCAAGGAAGAGCTGTTCCAGCAGTTATACCGGATCTCCAGATTGTATCATGCCAGCTGCGGAGAAGGACCACGCATTCATGTACAAAAAGCACTGATTTATATCGAAGAAAATCTGGGAGGAGATACCAGTCTGGTGGCCGCTGCCCGTCATATCCATCTGCATGCCAGTCATCTCAGTGAAATTTTCAAAAAGGAAACCGGTATGACCTACAGCGATATGGTACTGAAACGCAAAATGGTATATGCCGCTGAGCTGCTGACTATTTCTTCAGCTAAAGTAGCGGATATCGCTGGACAGATCGGCTACGAAGACGTGAAATATTTTAGCAAGCTGTTCAAAAAATACAGTGGTTGTACGCCAACCGAATATCGGGAATATTATCCGGTGCACCAGCACCAGCCGCCTGACTCTGCCCTCTATCCGCTTATCTAG